One stretch of Arachis hypogaea cultivar Tifrunner chromosome 20, arahy.Tifrunner.gnm2.J5K5, whole genome shotgun sequence DNA includes these proteins:
- the LOC112783666 gene encoding stress-related protein: MDTQAPKVENEKAVVEAQQQELKYLEFVQFATIQAVMRAAILYSYAKERSGPLKSGVETVEEAVKTVVAPVYDKFHLVPTEFLHYVDRKVEESVAEIDRHVPTNVKVASNQACSVVSSVRRTGVVDAASGFAKSVYDKYEPKAEECAVSAWRKLKQLPLFPIVAGAVLPKAAYYTAKYNEAVTVSAKKGYKVSAYLPLVPTEKIVRVFGESN; the protein is encoded by the exons ATGGACACCCAAGCTCCCAAG GTCGAGAATGAGAAAGCTGTTGTTGAAGCTCAACAACAAGAGCTCAAGTACCTTGAATTCGTGCAATTCGCCACGATTCAAGCTGTGATGCGCGCCGCGATCCTCTATTCCTACGCCAAGGAACGCTCCGGCCCCCTCAAATCCGGCGTTGAGACCGTCGAGGAGGCCGTCAAGACTGTCGTCGCTCCCGTCTACGACAAATTCCACCTCGTCCCTACCGAGTTCCTCCACTACGTAGACCGCAAG GTTGAGGAGTCCGTAGCTGAGATCGATCGCCACGTTCCAACCAACGTCAAGGTGGCCTCAAACCAGGCCTGCTCTGTCGTCTCCAGTGTCCGCCGCACGGGTGTGGTGGACGCTGCCTCAGGATTCGCCAAGTCGGTGTACGACAAATATGAGCCAAAGGCGGAGGAGTGCGCCGTGTCGGCATGGCGCAAGCTGAAGCAGCTGCCATTGTTCCCTATTGTTGCCGGCGCCGTGCTTCCCAAGGCGGCATACTACACTGCCAAGTACAACGAGGCGGTGACCGTCTCCGCCAAGAAGGGTTACAAGGTGTCTGCTTACCTTCCTTTGGTGCCCACCGAGAAGATCGTGAGGGTGTTCGGCGAGTCGAACTGA
- the LOC112783663 gene encoding putative nuclear RNA export factor SDE5 isoform X1: MCFNQIVMEVPAQNIVTCDEEKALKCLLDAFGSVFSLEEIASAYCKASRNADLAGEMLYEMKGTSSSSSSHSSNADARVEETSGTSDGYSVENSSHERKNLRAKARSVSVGTVSGTIGRDYVRPVPSANGSHGATKPVKMDVKEMPLTGICREKARPNVSKHNQLQQDMEDFLFKMLGNGFQLDRDMIRGVLESCGYDMQKSMYRLLDPSNVTFDRTAVVGDSASRFTDVKPKSELSSSESKSHNLNHLRSDRTVASNKGVESHQKQKHKDELQKEILFALFKGYQRCEEAPKKTVKDVNNSSRYKHVVFEPPEDTMEEYKIDMDFSLRDATNDVEDEDYQCVRRAVKEYRATMNEYYKAAVDAFANGDKFKAEKLIDQGNFFLKKAREADEESSRMIVEPKTSEAQEMLLDLHDHGSREAIRLLKCHLSSLAGIPSFEYLKVIIDASNQENTKGSRRRAILKLLEQEAIKWIEGETAGTILIRLDSIDRKKLSFLKT; the protein is encoded by the exons ATG TGTTTCAATCAAATTGTTATGGAAGTCCCCGCCCAGAATATAGTCACATGTGATGAAGAAAAAGCATTAAAGTGCTTGCTTGATGCCTTTGGCTCTGTATTTTCGCTTGAGGAAATAGCTTCTGCCTATTGCAAGGCAAGCCGGAATGCAGACTTGGCAGGAGAAATGTTGTATGAGATGAAGGGGacctcttcatcctcttcaagcCATTCATCTAATGCAGATGCCAGGGTTGAAGAGACTTCAGGAACGTCTGATGGATATTCTGTTGAAAACTCCTCCCACGAAAGAAAAAACTTAAGGGCGAAAGCTCGCTCAGTCTCAGTAGGTACTGTTTCAGGCACTATTGGCAGGGATTATGTTAGGCCAGTGCCATCTGCAAATGGGTCTCATGGTGCGACTAAGCCAGTAAAAATGGATGTAAAGGAGATGCCCCTGACTGGAATCTGCCGTGAAAAAGCAAGGCCAAATGTTTCAAAGCATAATCAGCTTCAACAGGACATGGAAGATTTCTTATTTAAAATGCTTGGAAATGGCTTTCAGCTTGACAGAGATATGATACGGGGAGTTCTTG AATCTTGTGGTTATGATATGCAGAAG AGCATGTATAGACTTCTAGATCCATCCAATGTGACTTTTGACAGGACAGCTGTTGTTGGTGATTCAGCTTCGAGG TTTACAGATGTGAAACCAAAATCTGAATTATCTTCATCTGAAAGTAAGTCTCATAATCTAAATCATCTCAGAAG CGATAGAACTGTAGCTTCAAACAAAGGAGTGGAATCACATCAAAAGCAGAAACATAAAGATGAACTTCAGAAGGAAATCTTGTTTGCTCTTTTTAAAGGTTATCAGCGATGTGAGGAGGCTCCTAAAAAAACTGTAAAGGATGTGAATAATAGTTCACGATATAAACATGTTGTATTTGAACCTCCGGAAGACACAATGGAAGAATATAAGATTGATATGGACTTCTCACTACGAGATGCTACAAATG ATGTGGAGGATGAAGATTACCAGTGTGTGCGTAGAGCAGTGAAGGAGTACCGGGCCACAATGAATGAATATTATAAAGCT GCTGTTGATGCATTTGCAAATGGGGATAAATTCAAAGCTGAAAAACTTATAGATCAG GGAAATTTTTTTCTCAAGAAGGCTCGTGAAGCTGATGAAGAATCTAGCAGAATGATTGTTGAACCCAA GACCTCAGAAGCACAAGAAATGTTGCTCGACTTGCACGACCATGGTTCAAGGGAGGCTATACGTCTACTGAAGTgtcatctttcttctcttgctgGCATTCCGT CATTTGAGTATCTCAAGGTTATCATTGATGCAAGTAATCAAGAAAATACCAAAGGGTCTCGCAGGCGGGCG ATATTAAAACTATTAGAACAGGAAGCTATAAAGTGGATTGAAGGAGAAACAGCTGGTACAATATTGATCCGCTTGGATAGCATTGATCGGAAAAAACTCAGTTTTCTCAAAACATAG
- the LOC112783663 gene encoding putative nuclear RNA export factor SDE5 isoform X2: protein MEVPAQNIVTCDEEKALKCLLDAFGSVFSLEEIASAYCKASRNADLAGEMLYEMKGTSSSSSSHSSNADARVEETSGTSDGYSVENSSHERKNLRAKARSVSVGTVSGTIGRDYVRPVPSANGSHGATKPVKMDVKEMPLTGICREKARPNVSKHNQLQQDMEDFLFKMLGNGFQLDRDMIRGVLESCGYDMQKSMYRLLDPSNVTFDRTAVVGDSASRFTDVKPKSELSSSESKSHNLNHLRSDRTVASNKGVESHQKQKHKDELQKEILFALFKGYQRCEEAPKKTVKDVNNSSRYKHVVFEPPEDTMEEYKIDMDFSLRDATNDVEDEDYQCVRRAVKEYRATMNEYYKAAVDAFANGDKFKAEKLIDQGNFFLKKAREADEESSRMIVEPKTSEAQEMLLDLHDHGSREAIRLLKCHLSSLAGIPSFEYLKVIIDASNQENTKGSRRRAILKLLEQEAIKWIEGETAGTILIRLDSIDRKKLSFLKT from the exons ATGGAAGTCCCCGCCCAGAATATAGTCACATGTGATGAAGAAAAAGCATTAAAGTGCTTGCTTGATGCCTTTGGCTCTGTATTTTCGCTTGAGGAAATAGCTTCTGCCTATTGCAAGGCAAGCCGGAATGCAGACTTGGCAGGAGAAATGTTGTATGAGATGAAGGGGacctcttcatcctcttcaagcCATTCATCTAATGCAGATGCCAGGGTTGAAGAGACTTCAGGAACGTCTGATGGATATTCTGTTGAAAACTCCTCCCACGAAAGAAAAAACTTAAGGGCGAAAGCTCGCTCAGTCTCAGTAGGTACTGTTTCAGGCACTATTGGCAGGGATTATGTTAGGCCAGTGCCATCTGCAAATGGGTCTCATGGTGCGACTAAGCCAGTAAAAATGGATGTAAAGGAGATGCCCCTGACTGGAATCTGCCGTGAAAAAGCAAGGCCAAATGTTTCAAAGCATAATCAGCTTCAACAGGACATGGAAGATTTCTTATTTAAAATGCTTGGAAATGGCTTTCAGCTTGACAGAGATATGATACGGGGAGTTCTTG AATCTTGTGGTTATGATATGCAGAAG AGCATGTATAGACTTCTAGATCCATCCAATGTGACTTTTGACAGGACAGCTGTTGTTGGTGATTCAGCTTCGAGG TTTACAGATGTGAAACCAAAATCTGAATTATCTTCATCTGAAAGTAAGTCTCATAATCTAAATCATCTCAGAAG CGATAGAACTGTAGCTTCAAACAAAGGAGTGGAATCACATCAAAAGCAGAAACATAAAGATGAACTTCAGAAGGAAATCTTGTTTGCTCTTTTTAAAGGTTATCAGCGATGTGAGGAGGCTCCTAAAAAAACTGTAAAGGATGTGAATAATAGTTCACGATATAAACATGTTGTATTTGAACCTCCGGAAGACACAATGGAAGAATATAAGATTGATATGGACTTCTCACTACGAGATGCTACAAATG ATGTGGAGGATGAAGATTACCAGTGTGTGCGTAGAGCAGTGAAGGAGTACCGGGCCACAATGAATGAATATTATAAAGCT GCTGTTGATGCATTTGCAAATGGGGATAAATTCAAAGCTGAAAAACTTATAGATCAG GGAAATTTTTTTCTCAAGAAGGCTCGTGAAGCTGATGAAGAATCTAGCAGAATGATTGTTGAACCCAA GACCTCAGAAGCACAAGAAATGTTGCTCGACTTGCACGACCATGGTTCAAGGGAGGCTATACGTCTACTGAAGTgtcatctttcttctcttgctgGCATTCCGT CATTTGAGTATCTCAAGGTTATCATTGATGCAAGTAATCAAGAAAATACCAAAGGGTCTCGCAGGCGGGCG ATATTAAAACTATTAGAACAGGAAGCTATAAAGTGGATTGAAGGAGAAACAGCTGGTACAATATTGATCCGCTTGGATAGCATTGATCGGAAAAAACTCAGTTTTCTCAAAACATAG
- the LOC112784003 gene encoding stem-specific protein TSJT1, translating into MLAVFAKEAAKPPEELRLPAMASNNDPMMTPEEIVDKFKSLWPDSTVYNLPHGNFMALSHQQETPTHPRSIVVLDDIFCIFVGALANIAELRHHYGLQRQATEAMIVVEAYKALRDRAPYPPDQVVKDLDGKFAFTIFDARTNNLFVARDRDGGVNLEWGLASDGSLVCSDDLQIIREGCGKACSHFPQGCIFISGSGLTNFDHPLHKVRGIAHEDDSGNIFGVYFQVDLYTKIPSIPRRGSASNWADTAMIKGEQKL; encoded by the exons atgtTGGCAGTGTTTGCAAAGGAAGCTGCAAAGCCACCTGAGGAGCTGAGGCTTCCGGCAATGGCTTCCAACAATGATCCAATGATGACTCCAGAAGAAATTGTGGACAAGTTTAAATCTTTGTGGCCGGATTCTACTGTTTATAACCTCCCTCATGGAAATTTCATGGCTTTGTCCCATCAACAGGAGACTCCAACGCACCCCAG GTCTATTGTTGTTTTAGACGACATATTTTGCATATTTGTGGGAGCACTAGCAAACATAGCTGAGCTTAGACATCACTATGGCCTCCAAAGACAAGCAACAGAAGCTATGATTGTGGTTGAAGCTTATAAGGCCTTAAGAGACCGAGCTCCCTACCCACCTGACCAAGTTGTTAAAGATCTTGATGGAAAGTTCGCATTCACCATCTTTGATGCCAGAACTAACAATCTTTTTGTAGCAAGG GATCGAGATGGAGGTGTGAATCTGGAGTGGGGATTGGCAAGTGATGGTTCCTTGGTTTGTTCTGATGATCTTCAAATCATTAGAGAAGGATGTGGAAAAGCTTGTTCACATTTTCCTCAAG GGTGCATTTTCATAAGTGGAAGTGGGTTAACAAACTTTGATCATCCACTTCACAAGGTTCGAGGAATAGCACATGAAGATGACAGTGGAAATATCTTTGGTGTATATTTTCAGGTGGATCTCTACACAAAGATTCCAAGCATTCCTCGCAGGGGAAGTGCATCAAATTGGGCAGATACTGCTATGATCAAGGGAGAACAAAAGCTTTGA